The DNA window GCGATCAGCCCGAGCACCATCGCGGTGATCGTCTTCACGGCGACCTGGGCGAGCGGCCGCAGCGGGGTGAGCCGCAGTTGCCGGTTCCAGCCCGCGACGCGCTCCATGGCGACGCCCGCGCCACAGGAGGTGGCTCCGATCATGGCGCCGTACACGGCCATGGCCACCGTGATCCGCGCGAGCGGCTGCCCGTCCCCGGGGTGGTGGTCGCGGTACGGCAGCCCGTAGAGCAGCAGAAAGGACATCGGCATCGCCACCACCAGGATGACGGTCCGTAGGCTGCGCAGCGCCCTGCGGATCTCCAGCCCCAGCAGCGTGGCGTTGAAGCCGCCGAGGGCGGGTGCGGACCGGGGGGCCGGGGCCGATGCGGACACGGTCAGCTCCTTGTCGTACCGGCGTGGGAGGGCCCGGCGTCCGGCGCGGTGAGCGCGAGGAACGCCTCCTCCAGGCGGTTGGAGGTCACTTCGATGTCCCGGGCCGCCGGATGGGACATCAGATAGCGCACGACGGCGTCGGAGTCCCGGGTGCGCACGGTGACGGTCACGCCCCGGCGCTCCACGGACTCGACCCCGGGAACGGCCCGGACCAGCGTCTCGTCGGCGTCCGGCCAGACGGCCGTGACCTGCCGGCCCGCAGCGGCGTTCCGGATCTCGGCCGGGGTGCCGTCTGCGATGACCCTGCCGCCGCGGATCACCACGATGCGGTCGGCGTAGCGGTCCGCCTCGTCCAGCTGGTGGGTGGCCAGCAGAAGGGTGGGCGGCAGAAGGGTGGGCGGCATGGCTCCGGACGCCTGGGTGACGGTACGCCAGAAGTCGCGCCGCCCACCGGCGTCCAGCCCGGCGGTGGGCTCGTCGAGGACCAGCAGCCGTGGACGGCCGACCAGGGCGAGGGCGAAGCGGAGCCGCTGCTGCTCTCCGCCGGAGCACCTGCCGACCCGGCGGCGGGCGATTGAGGTGAGCCCGGCGCGCTCCAGGGTCTCGCCGACCGGGGCGGCGTCGGCGTAGAGCGAGGCGACATAGCGCACGGTCTCCGCGACGGTGAAGTCGCCCAGCAGTCCGCCGCCCTGGAGGATTCCGGCGACCTCCCCGGCGGCGACCGCCCGGTCCGGGCTGCGGCCGTGGATCAGTACCGAGCCGGAGTCGGGGTGCTGGAGTCCCAGGACCATGTCGATGGTGGTGGTCTTCCCGGCGCCATTGGGGCCCAGCAGGGCCACCACCTGCCCTGCGTCGACGCTCAGGGAGAGACCGTCGACGGCGGTGATGTCGCCGAACCTCTTGGTCAGCGCGGAGAGCCGCACGGGCGCCGCCTCCGGGGACGGCGGGCTCTCCGCGCTCCTCGCGGGGGCGGTCATGGGGCACCTCGCCGGGTCGCGGGTTCGGGTTCGGCTGGTGCGCCGGTGACATCGAGGGCGAGCAGCACCGCCGCGAGCTGGGCCTCACGCAGCGGGCTGAGGCCGAGCCGGTTGTGCGCCATATGCACATGGGAGCCCAGGATCTGCCGCGCCCGCTCCGGTCCGAGGGTTGTGCTCCAGCCGCCCGCTGCGGCCCGCAGCCGCTTGGTCCAGGTCGACCAGCGGCACGGCGCCCCGGCCACCAGCTCGCGGAGCGCCGGGGCGGTGGGGGCCAGCCGCTCGGCGTCGGCCCGCACCGCGCGGTCCAGCCCCTCCCAGTCCGGAGGCCCGCCGGGACGCCGGGCGAGCAGCGCCCGCCAGCCGTCGCGATGGCCGGCCAGCAGTCCGCTGCGGTCGGGCCGGTCGGTCCGGTCGGTCCGGTCAGGCCAGGCGGACAGCGAGGCGGCGAGCAGTTCCAGCCCGTCCAGGAAGGCATGCCGGTGGTCGGGCCGGGCACGGCAGGCCCGCAGGCAGACCACGCTGGACGCGTGGAAGAGGTCCTCGCTGTACGGCAGCAGCGCCGGTCCGCCGTAGCGCTCGTACTCCGGCTGGTACTCGGCCCGGTGGGCGCCGGGCGGCGCCAACTGCTCGACCGGCAGCGGGCTGCCGTACTCGCCGATGGCGGCCAGCGGCTCCACGGACCGGCGGTAGGCGTCGGGGGTCAGCCTCCGCTCTTCGGGAAGGTCCGCGTCGATCCGGGCGAGCCGGTCGGCGAGCAGGGCTTCGACGTCTGCGGCCTGCCGGTCGCCGAGGTCGGCGATGCGCAGCCGCACATGCGGGCCCGCCTGCCAGTACCGGATGAAGAACCACGGCCGGGGCTGCCCGTCGGAGGTGGGGCCGACGAGTTCCAGCACCGGGGGCAGCGCGGTGACCACGACGGTTTCGAGTGCCTGCGGATCGAGCGAGGCGACATGCAGGTGCCAGCTGCGCCAGGTGCGCGCGGTGCCGGTCATGGGCGCAGGTCCAGCATCGGGGCGGTGAACCTGGGGGTTCCGCAGACGGTCATGAAGACGGGGACCTCCTTGCGTTCCAGCCCGAGCAGGGGCTGGACGTGGTGTTCGTCGTAGGAGCGGGCCGGCCGGGCGATCAGACCGGTGGCGGCGGCTGCCAGGCAGAGTCCGTGGATGGTCCATCCGCACCACAGGTTGAGCAGGGCGAGGGCGCCCGGGCCGAGCGCATCGAAGAGCGCGTCGGTGTCGGTGCTGTGCACCCAGAGCACCGAGGCATGGCGCAGCGCGATGTCGGTGGTGGGGGACGAGGGACGGGCGAAGCCGGGTTCCAGCCGGGCGAGCACCCCGGGGTCGGCGCGGTGGGGGTGCGGCCGTCCGGCGTGCAGCCGGTGGACGCCGTCGGGCAGGTCGCCGACGCCGCTGAGTACCAGGGTGGTGCGCACATGGCGGCCGACCTCGGCGACCAGCGGGTCGGGGGGCGGCACGGCGGCCCAGGCGAGCAGGTTGTCCAGCGTGGCGCGGCCGACCGGCGCGGGGCGCAGTGCGAAGCCGTAGCGGCGGCCGGAGACCCGTCCCGCCGTTCTGCGCCACAGGACGTCCGCCCAGCTCACGGGGGACACGGAGGACGGTGTGGGATGGAGGGGCAGGCCGTGGGCGGGGCTCGGCGGCTGCGGCGAGCCAGGCGGTGCGGCGGTGGCGCGCAGGGCGCTGACGGCGCTGGACTCGGCAACCGTGGGGTCCTGGGCCGCCGACTCCAGCAGCCGGTGGCGGGCCGCTCCCCCGCTGTCGGCGGGTTCGGGGCGGCCGGGTGGGCCGGGGAGCGGTCGGCTGGGCCGGGGCGGCCGGGGCTGCGGGAGCCGGGCGACCAGCGGCGCCGACCAGTGGCCCGGTCCGGCTGCGGTGAGCAGCCGGAAGGCCGGGTGCGGCGGTGCGGTGACCGGTGCGGTGACCGGTTCGGCCTCGATCGGCTCGCCGAAGAGGTCGGCGGCGACGCAGAGGGCTCGCAGATTGATGCCGAGTTCCGCTTCGCAGACCGCGAACCGCAACCGGCCGTAGGCGGCGGGCAGGTCGGAGTACCGGGCGGCCAGCACGATCCGCGCCGTGTCGTCCCCAGGGTCCCTGTCGTCCCTGTCGTCCCCGACGTTCCCGGCGTCCCCGGCGTCCGGCGCGGCCGGTCGGATGTCGACCAGGGCGTGCCGGTAGAGGTCCAGGTAGCGCAGCGAGTCATGGTGCGCGAGGAAGGCGTGCACCGGGTACTTGGCCCGGCCGGAGGCGACCGCGCGGTGGTCGTCGTACTGGTGGTCCGGTTCGCGGCGCTGGAGTCCGAGGGCGGTCAGCAGGATCGCGCCCACCCGGTCACCCTCGGCCGCCCCGGCCGTGTCCCGGCAGCGGTGCGGGAACGGCGTGGCGGCCAGGGTCTCGTACACGTCCATGGGCAGCGGCAGGCCGGTGGTGCCGCGCGCCTGCGGCGGCGGCAGCAACGCGGTCGTCGGGTGCGCGTCATCCACCTGGTGCTGCTCGCCCAGCAGCCGCTTACCGGGCCCCTGCCGATAGGCGAACCGTCTGACGTCATCCGCCGCCATGGAGGGCCCGGTCATGGGAACGGGTGGGGGTCGAAGGGGATGTCCGCCTCGGGCGCCCCGAGGGTGTCGAGCAGGCGGCCGAGCCCGGCGAGGCGCTGCTGGGCGTGGCCGAAGCACATCGGCACGATGCCGGGCACCACGGCCTTGACGGCGCTCATGCCGTGCGCGGTGTGCTCGGGCGTGGACTGGTCGACCACCAGGATCCGGTCGAGCCCGGCCTGCCGGAACAGCTCGGCGGTGAACTCCAGGGCCCCTCGGACGTCTCCGGCGGCGGCGCGCACCAGCGCATGCGGCCAGTCCGGGAAAGCCTCCTCCAGGGTGACGTCCGGTCCGCCGAGCACCCGCTCGATCCGGGGCAGCAGCTCGGGGAAGGTGCTGCGCCGCCAGTGCTCCGCGATGGTCTGGATGGGCCAGGGGTCGTCGATGGTGTGCGCGTACTCCGCCGGGTCCCAGACCAGGCCCGCGCTGACCATCTGGGTCAGCTCCCAGAGCGCCGCGCGGACGGCCTCCTCCGGGTCGGGGTGGCAGCCGGCGGTGCTGAAGCTGGCCGGGATCATCCGGTCGCGGCGGATCGCCAGCGCCCACACGGCGGGCACCGGGATCCGGTCGGTGGCCACCAGCAGATGGACGTCGTAGCCCCGCTCCTCGGCCAGCCGCAGCATCATCCGGCTGTCCGGGTCGCGGATCACGGCCGGGTCGATCCGGGGCAGCGGCCGGGCCCGGTGCCAGGCCAGCAGGAAGGCGTCGCGTTCGGCGAGTTCGAAGAGGGCGTGCAGGGACGCCTCCTCGTAGGTGGCCCCCAGGGCGCTGCCGCTGGAGGAGTCCAGGAAGAAGTTGCGCCGGGGCCCGGGAGGCGTCGCGGGGTCGTCGCGTTCCCGTGCGCTGGGCGGGCGCAGGTCGTAGCGGTAGCGGAAGAACCCGATCTCGGCGGGGACCAGCAGCGGTTCGCCGCCGCCGAGCGGCTGGGACCAGACCCAGTCCAGTTCGGCGTCCTGGTGGTAGGGGCGCAGCCGGGAGTGCGGTGAGGCGAGTTGGCGTTCGGTGTAGTGGCCGAGGGTCATCGGGTCGAGGGCCAGGTCGCCGAGGGTGCGGCGGCTGGTCGCGGGCAGGATCGCCGCTCCGTGCGGGTAGCCCGCCATGCGTTCATAGGCTTCGAGTACGGCGACCGCCTC is part of the Peterkaempfera bronchialis genome and encodes:
- a CDS encoding ABC transporter ATP-binding protein; protein product: MTAPARSAESPPSPEAAPVRLSALTKRFGDITAVDGLSLSVDAGQVVALLGPNGAGKTTTIDMVLGLQHPDSGSVLIHGRSPDRAVAAGEVAGILQGGGLLGDFTVAETVRYVASLYADAAPVGETLERAGLTSIARRRVGRCSGGEQQRLRFALALVGRPRLLVLDEPTAGLDAGGRRDFWRTVTQASGAMPPTLLPPTLLLATHQLDEADRYADRIVVIRGGRVIADGTPAEIRNAAAGRQVTAVWPDADETLVRAVPGVESVERRGVTVTVRTRDSDAVVRYLMSHPAARDIEVTSNRLEEAFLALTAPDAGPSHAGTTRS
- a CDS encoding thiopeptide-type bacteriocin biosynthesis protein, which encodes MTGTARTWRSWHLHVASLDPQALETVVVTALPPVLELVGPTSDGQPRPWFFIRYWQAGPHVRLRIADLGDRQAADVEALLADRLARIDADLPEERRLTPDAYRRSVEPLAAIGEYGSPLPVEQLAPPGAHRAEYQPEYERYGGPALLPYSEDLFHASSVVCLRACRARPDHRHAFLDGLELLAASLSAWPDRTDRTDRPDRSGLLAGHRDGWRALLARRPGGPPDWEGLDRAVRADAERLAPTAPALRELVAGAPCRWSTWTKRLRAAAGGWSTTLGPERARQILGSHVHMAHNRLGLSPLREAQLAAVLLALDVTGAPAEPEPATRRGAP
- a CDS encoding TOMM precursor leader peptide-binding protein, which gives rise to MTDIAKPDIAKPDIAKPDIAKPDTAAPAVPAAPAAPGHPPRVGPGAPAGWDWPGWAAALGGPDATGPLLACRGGFDVGWERQALAWARTADRPLLSVRITASETLIGPLWTPGGSTGCAGCAQAASLYLRWEPEERFGHDRAERERLEASGSATPPPAGSGTAAAFPPWLGDAVGALATDRHHGIRDTGGLIAVSATGTVTRHRVSRTFRCRVCGDPAPRLLITPSDPPPKARRTVSRPTGAAVPTRGEHPPFALDPERMRAALADPRFGPITRMTRHSAGTYPISETELLVGTPAGMGRAATFREAEAVAVLEAYERMAGYPHGAAILPATSRRTLGDLALDPMTLGHYTERQLASPHSRLRPYHQDAELDWVWSQPLGGGEPLLVPAEIGFFRYRYDLRPPSARERDDPATPPGPRRNFFLDSSSGSALGATYEEASLHALFELAERDAFLLAWHRARPLPRIDPAVIRDPDSRMMLRLAEERGYDVHLLVATDRIPVPAVWALAIRRDRMIPASFSTAGCHPDPEEAVRAALWELTQMVSAGLVWDPAEYAHTIDDPWPIQTIAEHWRRSTFPELLPRIERVLGGPDVTLEEAFPDWPHALVRAAAGDVRGALEFTAELFRQAGLDRILVVDQSTPEHTAHGMSAVKAVVPGIVPMCFGHAQQRLAGLGRLLDTLGAPEADIPFDPHPFP